From the Rhodoferax sp. WC2427 genome, one window contains:
- a CDS encoding HDOD domain-containing protein, whose translation MKFEQLIASDTLIPSLPATVAQIFGEFQKPDPDVRRITALVSAEVGLTVRVLRLLNSARYGSGGRIGTMEAAIPLLGLKAIKQLVSAAAVRGAFRMVPGVDMPEFWRNSLDVAKIAQSLAATMGMDKGLAFTAGLLHGVGDLVMKMAMPDQPCMQPDFAKDGNRYARQIAELGYSYADVGAAFAAKWRFPQEIVDAIQHHPNPQEDVATDTLAGILYLAAWGGRAHELDLDTPSKLEQYPRHVAEAIGCTDAEAQLCADDAIEWTGPEEAGEFA comes from the coding sequence ATGAAATTTGAACAACTGATTGCCTCCGACACCTTGATCCCCTCGCTGCCCGCCACGGTTGCACAGATCTTTGGTGAATTCCAGAAACCCGATCCGGATGTGCGCCGGATCACCGCCCTGGTGTCGGCCGAAGTGGGGCTCACGGTGCGGGTGCTGCGCCTGCTCAACTCGGCCCGCTACGGTAGCGGTGGCCGCATCGGCACCATGGAGGCGGCGATTCCGTTGTTGGGGCTCAAGGCCATCAAGCAGTTGGTCAGTGCCGCCGCGGTGCGTGGGGCTTTTCGCATGGTGCCTGGGGTCGATATGCCCGAATTCTGGCGCAACAGCCTGGACGTGGCCAAGATTGCCCAGTCGCTGGCCGCCACCATGGGCATGGACAAGGGGCTGGCGTTCACCGCCGGCCTGCTGCACGGGGTGGGTGACCTGGTGATGAAGATGGCCATGCCCGACCAGCCCTGCATGCAGCCGGACTTTGCCAAGGACGGCAACCGCTATGCCCGGCAAATAGCCGAGCTGGGCTACTCCTATGCCGATGTGGGGGCGGCATTTGCCGCCAAGTGGCGCTTTCCGCAGGAGATTGTGGATGCCATCCAGCACCACCCGAATCCGCAGGAGGACGTGGCCACCGACACCCTGGCTGGCATCCTGTACCTCGCCGCCTGGGGCGGCCGTGCCCACGAGCTTGACCTGGACACGCCCAGCAAGCTGGAGCAATACCCGCGCCACGTGGCCGAGGCCATCGGCTGCACCGACGCTGAGGCACAGCTGTGCGCGGACGATGCCATCGAGTGGACGGGCCCGGAGGAGGCCGGGGAATTTGCCTAG
- a CDS encoding ABC transporter ATP-binding protein: MADVTLTRITKSFGNTDVIRGVDLEINKGEFVVFVGPSGCGKSTLLRMVAGLEDITSGDLDIGGLRVNDLDPSKRGIAMVFQSYALYPHMTVRDNMGFALRFAGVPKAEVATKVDAAAQVLGLGPLMDRKPKALSGGQRQRVAIGRAIVRDPKVFLFDEPLSNLDAELRVHMRIEIARLHRELGSTIIYVTHDQVEAMTLADKIVVLRAGKVEQVGAPLEVYDNPANTFVAGFIGSPKMNFLDGTVRGTEGALCQVELPGFGGKVVAIPFTGPVPATGAEVTVGVRPEHFREDGDGHLQLTIDMLEHLGGETFAYARAASGGLMVIKTEHGRGLRMGQAFDARFQTRLALLFDRQTGARMY; the protein is encoded by the coding sequence ATGGCAGACGTCACACTCACCCGCATCACCAAATCCTTTGGCAACACCGACGTGATCCGGGGCGTAGACCTGGAAATCAACAAAGGCGAATTCGTCGTCTTCGTCGGCCCGTCCGGCTGCGGCAAGTCCACCCTGCTGCGCATGGTGGCCGGCCTGGAAGACATCACCAGCGGCGACCTGGACATCGGTGGCCTGCGCGTCAACGACCTGGACCCGTCCAAGCGCGGCATCGCCATGGTGTTCCAGTCGTACGCGCTGTACCCGCACATGACGGTGCGCGACAACATGGGCTTTGCCCTGCGCTTTGCCGGAGTCCCCAAGGCCGAGGTGGCCACCAAGGTGGACGCCGCGGCCCAGGTGCTGGGCCTGGGCCCGCTGATGGACCGCAAGCCCAAAGCCCTGTCCGGCGGCCAGCGCCAGCGCGTGGCGATTGGCCGCGCCATCGTGCGCGACCCCAAGGTGTTTTTGTTCGACGAACCCCTGTCTAACCTGGATGCCGAGCTGCGCGTGCACATGCGCATCGAGATCGCCCGGCTGCACCGGGAGCTGGGCTCCACCATCATCTACGTCACCCATGACCAGGTCGAGGCCATGACGCTGGCCGACAAGATCGTGGTGCTGCGCGCCGGCAAGGTGGAGCAGGTGGGCGCGCCGCTGGAGGTCTACGACAACCCGGCCAATACCTTTGTAGCGGGCTTCATAGGCTCGCCGAAGATGAACTTTCTGGATGGCACCGTGCGTGGTACCGAGGGTGCGCTGTGCCAGGTGGAGCTGCCCGGCTTCGGCGGCAAGGTGGTGGCCATCCCGTTCACCGGCCCGGTGCCCGCCACCGGGGCCGAGGTGACGGTGGGCGTGCGCCCCGAGCACTTCCGCGAGGACGGCGACGGCCACTTGCAGCTCACCATCGACATGCTGGAGCACCTGGGCGGCGAAACCTTCGCCTACGCCCGCGCCGCGTCGGGCGGCCTGATGGTCATCAAAACCGAGCACGGCCGGGGGCTGCGCATGGGCCAGGCGTTTGACGCCCGGTTCCAGACCCGGCTGGCCCTGCTGTTCGACCGCCAGACCGGCGCACGCATGTACTGA
- a CDS encoding ABC transporter substrate-binding protein produces the protein MHFAKRTTVHAAASLALASFGLMTAAAVSAKEVTVWAWDPNFNIAIMKDAAARYTAKHPDATFKIVDMSKADLEQKLQTMLASGVSKSLPDIVLVEDYNAQKYLRSFPTAFEPMSGKVDYAGFAKYKVDLMTVNGKVYGLPFDSGVTGMYYRKDLLAKAGFSDKDMENITWDRYIEIGTKVMAVTGKKMLGIDPNDNGLIRVMMQSAGRWYFDKDGKLDIKGNPALKAAMEVQGKLFKSGIVKPVTNWAEYVGAVNKGDVASITTGVWITGAVKSEKSQAGLWAVAPTPSLNLPGATHASNLGGSSWYVLSGGKEKAMAVDFLNEIFAKDTDFYQSILISRGAVGTLMSSRAGKAYSDADLFFGGAQVWLRFSDWLAKVPSVNYGMYTYEGDAAVSAQLPALNQGVPVDQLLDKIQAQLAAQIK, from the coding sequence ATGCATTTTGCGAAACGTACCACCGTGCACGCTGCTGCCAGCCTGGCTCTGGCCTCCTTCGGCCTGATGACCGCGGCCGCAGTGTCGGCCAAGGAAGTGACGGTCTGGGCCTGGGACCCCAACTTCAACATCGCCATCATGAAAGATGCCGCCGCCCGCTACACCGCCAAGCATCCCGATGCCACGTTCAAGATCGTCGACATGTCCAAGGCGGACCTGGAGCAAAAGCTGCAAACCATGCTGGCCTCGGGGGTGAGCAAGTCGCTGCCCGACATCGTGCTGGTGGAAGACTACAACGCGCAAAAATACCTGCGCTCGTTCCCCACCGCGTTCGAGCCCATGTCGGGCAAGGTCGACTACGCCGGGTTTGCCAAGTACAAGGTGGACCTGATGACGGTCAACGGCAAGGTCTACGGCCTGCCTTTCGACTCGGGCGTGACGGGTATGTACTACCGCAAGGATCTGCTGGCCAAGGCCGGTTTTTCCGATAAGGACATGGAGAACATCACCTGGGACCGCTACATCGAGATCGGCACCAAGGTGATGGCCGTCACCGGCAAAAAAATGCTCGGCATCGACCCCAATGACAACGGCCTGATCCGCGTGATGATGCAGTCCGCCGGGCGTTGGTACTTCGACAAGGACGGCAAGCTCGACATCAAGGGCAACCCCGCCCTCAAGGCCGCCATGGAAGTGCAGGGCAAGCTGTTCAAGTCGGGCATCGTCAAGCCCGTGACCAATTGGGCCGAGTACGTGGGTGCCGTCAACAAGGGCGACGTGGCCAGCATCACCACCGGCGTGTGGATCACCGGCGCGGTGAAGTCCGAGAAGAGCCAGGCCGGTCTGTGGGCCGTGGCCCCTACACCGTCCCTGAACCTGCCGGGTGCCACGCATGCCTCCAACCTGGGGGGCTCCAGCTGGTATGTGCTGTCGGGCGGGAAAGAGAAGGCCATGGCGGTCGATTTTCTGAATGAAATCTTCGCCAAGGACACCGACTTCTACCAAAGCATCCTGATCTCGCGCGGCGCCGTCGGCACCTTGATGTCTTCGCGCGCAGGCAAGGCCTACAGCGATGCCGACCTGTTCTTTGGGGGCGCCCAGGTGTGGCTGCGCTTCAGCGACTGGCTGGCCAAGGTGCCCAGCGTGAACTACGGCATGTACACCTACGAAGGCGATGCCGCCGTGTCGGCCCAGCTGCCCGCCCTGAACCAGGGCGTGCCCGTAGACCAGTTGCTGGACAAGATCCAGGCCCAACTCGCGGCCCAGATCAAGTAA
- a CDS encoding FAD-binding oxidoreductase has protein sequence MNSLKILDGERESVVVDHVALEQLKSALRGDLLLPGDEGFEDARTVWNAMVDRQPALVVRCAGVADIVQAVRFAQAHRLLTAVKGGGHNIAGNAVCDGGLLVDLSQLRAVMVDPQRRVAQVEPGATLADFDHECQAFGLATPVGINSTTGIAGLTLGGGFGWLSRKYGMTVDNLLAADVVTADGRVLRTSEHENPDLFWAIRGGSGNFGVVSRFEFQLHPVGPDVLSGLVVYALKDAPSALRQFRDYVKTLDDDTTVWTVMRKAPPLPFLPPEVHGTEIIAFCVFSAGDPDAGRTAIEPVRHFGTVLGEFIGLQPYTAWQKTFDPLLTPGARNYWKSHNFADLSDGAIDVAVKAVHSLPSPHCEIFFGLIGGATTRPGADATAYAHRDAIYVCNVHGRWETAAEDAQCTEWARAFFRDAAPYASGGVYVNFLTDDEPERIKAAYGPGYERLVAAKNKYDPGNLFRMNQNIRPSLLG, from the coding sequence ATGAACAGCTTGAAAATTCTGGATGGCGAGCGCGAGTCGGTGGTGGTGGACCATGTCGCACTGGAGCAATTGAAGTCTGCGCTGCGCGGGGACTTGCTGTTGCCCGGCGACGAGGGTTTTGAGGATGCGCGCACGGTGTGGAACGCCATGGTCGATCGCCAGCCCGCCCTGGTGGTGCGTTGCGCGGGTGTGGCCGATATCGTCCAGGCCGTGCGGTTTGCGCAGGCGCACCGCCTGCTGACGGCGGTCAAGGGCGGTGGGCACAATATTGCGGGCAATGCCGTCTGCGATGGCGGCCTGCTGGTTGATTTGTCGCAGCTGCGCGCGGTGATGGTCGATCCCCAGCGGCGCGTGGCCCAGGTGGAGCCGGGCGCAACCCTGGCCGACTTCGACCACGAGTGCCAAGCCTTTGGTCTGGCCACCCCGGTGGGTATCAATTCGACCACCGGCATTGCCGGGCTGACGCTGGGGGGTGGCTTCGGATGGCTGTCGCGCAAATACGGCATGACGGTGGACAACCTGCTGGCTGCCGATGTCGTCACCGCCGACGGCCGTGTGCTGCGCACCAGCGAGCACGAGAATCCCGATCTGTTTTGGGCGATCCGTGGCGGCAGCGGTAACTTTGGGGTTGTCAGCCGGTTTGAATTCCAGCTCCATCCGGTGGGGCCCGATGTGCTGAGCGGGCTGGTGGTGTATGCGCTCAAAGACGCACCATCTGCGCTGCGGCAGTTCCGGGACTACGTGAAGACCCTGGACGACGACACGACCGTCTGGACGGTGATGCGCAAAGCGCCACCCCTGCCGTTCTTGCCGCCCGAGGTCCATGGGACTGAAATCATCGCCTTCTGCGTGTTCAGCGCCGGTGACCCGGACGCAGGGCGTACGGCGATCGAACCCGTGCGGCACTTTGGCACTGTGCTGGGGGAATTTATCGGTCTGCAACCGTACACGGCCTGGCAAAAGACTTTCGACCCGCTGCTCACGCCCGGGGCCCGCAACTACTGGAAATCGCACAACTTCGCCGACCTCAGCGACGGCGCTATCGACGTGGCGGTGAAGGCCGTGCACAGCCTGCCATCGCCGCACTGCGAGATCTTCTTTGGCCTGATTGGTGGGGCCACCACCCGCCCTGGCGCCGATGCCACGGCCTACGCGCACCGCGATGCCATTTACGTCTGCAACGTCCATGGCCGCTGGGAAACCGCCGCCGAAGACGCGCAATGTACCGAGTGGGCGCGGGCTTTCTTCCGGGATGCAGCGCCCTATGCCTCGGGCGGTGTGTACGTGAACTTCCTGACCGATGACGAGCCCGAGCGCATCAAGGCGGCCTATGGCCCGGGCTACGAGCGGCTGGTGGCGGCCAAAAACAAATACGACCCGGGCAATCTGTTCCGCATGAACCAGAACATCCGGCCCAGCCTACTGGGTTGA
- a CDS encoding SMR family transporter: MTTSYLYLFIAIVAEVVATSFLKSSDSFTRLWPSVVTVVGYAIAFLFLSLTLRTIPTGVAYAIWSGTGIVLISLVGWWWFGQNLDLPAVAGMGLIIAGVLVVNVFSKTAGH; this comes from the coding sequence ATGACCACTTCTTACCTTTACCTCTTCATCGCCATCGTCGCCGAGGTGGTCGCCACCAGCTTCCTCAAAAGTTCCGACAGCTTCACCCGACTTTGGCCCAGCGTGGTCACGGTGGTGGGCTATGCCATTGCCTTTTTGTTCCTGTCGCTGACGCTGCGCACCATCCCCACCGGCGTGGCCTACGCCATCTGGTCGGGCACCGGCATCGTGCTGATCTCGCTGGTGGGCTGGTGGTGGTTTGGCCAGAACCTGGACCTGCCCGCCGTCGCTGGCATGGGGCTGATCATCGCCGGGGTGCTGGTGGTCAACGTGTTCTCCAAGACCGCAGGGCATTGA
- a CDS encoding carbohydrate ABC transporter permease, whose product MSFEKVRMACIYLFLWVMAFLSIFPFLWMVISATNESNDITKGKISFGNAMVANYQKFAALFDVGLVFWNSAKIAIVGSVLTLLVSSLAGYGFEIFKSPTRERFYQGILVSMMIPFATLMIPLFILLASFDMLDTHMAVILPTIASAYMVFYFRQNTKSFPPELRDAARVDGLKEWQIFLFVYLPVMRSTYAAAFIIVFMATWNSFLWPLIVLQSVELKTITLVLSSLGSSYTPDFGVIMVATIMATLPTLAVFFAMQRQFVEGMLGSVK is encoded by the coding sequence ATGTCCTTTGAAAAAGTCCGCATGGCGTGCATTTACCTGTTTTTGTGGGTGATGGCGTTCTTGTCGATATTTCCATTTCTGTGGATGGTGATCAGCGCCACCAACGAGAGCAACGACATCACCAAAGGAAAAATATCTTTTGGCAATGCCATGGTGGCCAACTACCAGAAGTTTGCGGCCCTGTTCGATGTGGGGCTGGTATTTTGGAACTCCGCCAAAATTGCCATCGTGGGCTCGGTGCTGACCCTGCTGGTGTCGTCCCTGGCGGGCTACGGGTTTGAGATTTTCAAATCGCCCACCCGTGAGCGGTTTTACCAGGGCATTCTGGTGTCGATGATGATTCCATTTGCGACCTTGATGATCCCGCTGTTCATCCTGCTGGCGTCCTTTGACATGCTCGACACCCACATGGCGGTGATCTTGCCCACCATCGCGTCGGCCTACATGGTGTTTTACTTTCGGCAAAACACCAAGTCGTTCCCACCGGAATTGCGGGACGCGGCGCGGGTCGATGGGCTGAAGGAGTGGCAGATATTTCTGTTTGTGTATCTGCCGGTAATGCGCTCCACCTATGCCGCGGCTTTCATCATTGTGTTCATGGCCACCTGGAACAGTTTCCTGTGGCCGCTAATCGTGTTGCAGTCGGTGGAGCTGAAAACCATCACCCTGGTTTTATCGTCCCTGGGCTCGTCGTACACGCCCGATTTTGGCGTGATCATGGTCGCCACCATCATGGCCACCCTCCCCACACTCGCCGTCTTTTTTGCCATGCAGCGCCAGTTTGTCGAAGGCATGCTGGGTTCAGTGAAGTAA
- a CDS encoding carbohydrate ABC transporter permease: MSAALLLIGTFMVYPIVQSLWMSLHAGQGSMVQFVGLGNVERLVNDPMFLRALTNTFIFLVVQVPIMIVLALVMASCLNMPNLRFRGLLRTAVFLPCVTSLVAYSVLFKSMFSYDGLVNATLLWLGLIDQPVPWLTDPFWARVVVIAAITWRWTGYNMIFYLAAMQNVDKSIYEAARIDGISATRRFLSITIPVLKPVILFTTVTSTIGTLQMFDEAMNITGGGPADSTLTLSLYIYNLSFKFVPNFGYAATVSYVIVILVAILAFFQFYVAREKE; encoded by the coding sequence GTGTCGGCGGCATTGCTGCTGATCGGCACCTTCATGGTCTACCCCATCGTCCAATCGCTGTGGATGTCGCTGCACGCGGGGCAGGGCAGCATGGTGCAGTTTGTGGGCCTGGGCAATGTGGAGCGGCTGGTCAACGACCCGATGTTCTTGCGGGCGCTGACCAACACCTTCATCTTTTTGGTCGTGCAGGTGCCCATCATGATTGTGCTGGCGCTGGTGATGGCCTCCTGCCTGAACATGCCGAATCTGCGCTTTCGGGGCCTGCTGCGCACCGCCGTGTTTTTGCCCTGTGTCACCTCCCTGGTGGCGTACTCGGTGCTGTTCAAGAGCATGTTTTCTTATGACGGCCTGGTCAATGCCACGCTGCTCTGGCTGGGCCTCATCGACCAGCCCGTGCCCTGGCTGACCGACCCCTTCTGGGCCCGGGTGGTGGTGATTGCGGCCATCACCTGGCGCTGGACCGGCTACAACATGATCTTCTACCTGGCGGCCATGCAGAACGTCGACAAGTCCATCTACGAGGCCGCCCGCATCGACGGCATCTCGGCCACCCGGCGGTTTTTGTCGATCACCATTCCGGTGCTCAAGCCGGTCATTTTGTTCACCACCGTCACGTCCACCATCGGTACGCTGCAGATGTTTGACGAGGCCATGAACATCACCGGCGGCGGCCCGGCCGACAGCACCCTGACCTTGTCGCTGTACATCTACAACCTGTCGTTCAAGTTTGTGCCCAACTTCGGCTACGCAGCTACGGTGTCGTACGTGATTGTGATTTTGGTGGCGATATTGGCCTTCTTCCAGTTTTACGTGGCGCGGGAAAAGGAATGA
- a CDS encoding creatininase family protein has product MHHPFLRAQTTLAGLLLLMASHAAWAQTPPPPHPLPTVFLEDLTWTELRDQVRLGKTTILVPIGGTEQSGPYVALGKHNARVKALSQRIAEGLGNALVAPVMAYVPEGGTAPTTSHMRFPGTITVPDEVFKKTLESAANSFRVHGFQNVVFLGDHGGYLKDVQQVVAQLNKSWASTGARAILPEVYYATSSEGYAQILRQHGIRDDEIGTHAGLADTALLLAVAPHMVRQEAMRSGPKVGQADGVYGGDPHRATAELGQLGIDAIVSKTVQALKAATATR; this is encoded by the coding sequence ATGCACCACCCCTTTTTGCGCGCGCAGACCACACTGGCGGGCCTGCTCCTGCTGATGGCCAGCCATGCCGCCTGGGCCCAGACACCGCCCCCCCCACACCCACTGCCCACCGTGTTTCTGGAAGACCTGACCTGGACCGAACTGCGTGACCAGGTGCGCCTGGGCAAAACCACCATTCTGGTGCCCATCGGTGGCACCGAGCAAAGCGGGCCGTATGTGGCACTGGGCAAGCACAACGCGCGGGTCAAGGCGCTGTCGCAGCGCATCGCCGAAGGCCTGGGCAATGCCCTGGTGGCGCCCGTGATGGCCTATGTGCCCGAGGGCGGCACGGCACCCACCACCTCGCACATGCGCTTTCCCGGCACCATCACCGTGCCCGACGAGGTGTTCAAGAAGACCCTGGAGTCCGCCGCCAACAGCTTCCGGGTGCATGGCTTCCAAAATGTGGTGTTCCTGGGCGACCACGGCGGCTACCTGAAAGACGTGCAGCAGGTGGTGGCCCAGTTGAACAAAAGCTGGGCCAGCACCGGAGCCCGGGCCATCCTGCCCGAGGTCTACTACGCCACCAGCTCCGAAGGTTACGCGCAGATCCTGCGCCAGCACGGCATCCGCGACGATGAGATCGGCACCCACGCCGGCCTGGCCGATACCGCCCTGCTGCTGGCCGTGGCCCCGCACATGGTGCGCCAGGAGGCCATGCGCAGCGGCCCCAAGGTCGGCCAGGCCGACGGCGTGTATGGCGGCGACCCGCACCGCGCCACGGCCGAGCTGGGCCAGCTCGGCATCGACGCCATCGTCAGCAAAACCGTGCAGGCGCTCAAAGCTGCTACGGCAACCCGCTAA
- a CDS encoding glycoside hydrolase family 2 TIM barrel-domain containing protein, which yields MRLVQKINDGWIFHADFSQDLIASAKLGDTVRLPHNAVDLEMNYFDEKSFQKEFAYQLHLPWQPAFERQEVALVFDGAMANSVVWVNGQQVAQHADGYTPFEARLTGLLTAGDNLITVKIDGSENPDIPPFGGQIDYLTYAGIYRDVWLKVTDAVSIARIKVETAFELSDAKTVTVIGTLANPRGVALSGTARAELCTLDGTVLQQHTVDFAGDKVRVAFSNLAGLALWELDSPQLYRVALHIATPDGQDTLDARFGFRTARFASDGFRLNGKLLKIRGLNRHQSYPYVGYAMGRRAQALDADILKNQLHCNLARTSHYPQSPYFLDRCDEIGLLVFEEIPGWQHIGGPVWQDESVENVRRMVQRDWNHPSIILWGVRINESRDDHDFFARTNAMARALDSTRQTGGVRCIENSELLEDVYTMNDFFHIAPPDWLPGRTPAPLRQTRDVTGLHADVPYLVTEFNGHMYPTKRIDPEDRQAEHATRHLEVLNAAYANPQIAGAIGWCMFDYNTHKDFGAGDRICHHGVMDIFRAPKFAAAVYASQCPPQQQVVLEPVTYWARGEKDRCEVLPLLVLTNCDYIEFQFGDFPVKRAEPDRAKYPHLPYAPVTIDSRQVDMAEVGAWGMQWLDCSITGFVDGQAVASVTLSGNPLPTTLEVVAESTLLLADEKDAVRFTVRALDQCGRVLPFLDDVVAVEVTGGAKLLGPELILFKGGVAGFWVESTGAHADTQVVVSTRRLGRQVLALTAA from the coding sequence ATGCGTTTAGTTCAAAAAATCAACGACGGCTGGATCTTCCACGCCGATTTCTCGCAAGACTTGATTGCGAGTGCAAAGCTAGGTGACACCGTGCGCCTGCCGCACAACGCGGTCGATTTGGAGATGAATTACTTCGACGAGAAGTCGTTCCAGAAAGAATTTGCCTACCAGCTCCACTTGCCCTGGCAGCCCGCCTTCGAGCGCCAGGAAGTGGCCTTGGTGTTCGACGGCGCCATGGCCAACAGCGTGGTGTGGGTCAACGGCCAGCAGGTCGCACAGCATGCCGACGGCTACACGCCTTTCGAGGCGCGGCTGACCGGGCTGCTCACAGCGGGCGACAACCTCATCACCGTCAAGATCGACGGCAGCGAGAACCCCGACATCCCGCCCTTCGGCGGCCAGATCGACTACCTGACCTACGCCGGCATCTACCGCGACGTGTGGCTCAAGGTGACCGATGCGGTGTCGATTGCCCGCATCAAGGTGGAAACCGCGTTTGAACTCAGCGATGCCAAAACCGTCACGGTGATCGGCACCCTGGCCAACCCGCGTGGCGTGGCGCTGTCCGGCACGGCGCGGGCCGAGTTGTGCACGCTGGACGGCACCGTGCTGCAGCAGCACACGGTGGACTTTGCGGGCGACAAGGTGCGCGTGGCGTTCAGCAACCTGGCCGGTTTGGCATTGTGGGAGCTGGACTCGCCCCAGCTCTACCGCGTGGCCCTGCACATAGCCACCCCCGACGGCCAGGACACGCTGGATGCGCGCTTCGGCTTTCGCACCGCCCGCTTTGCCAGCGACGGCTTCCGCCTGAATGGCAAGCTGCTGAAGATCCGCGGCCTGAACCGCCACCAGTCCTACCCCTACGTGGGCTATGCCATGGGCCGCCGCGCACAGGCGCTGGATGCCGACATCCTGAAAAACCAGCTCCACTGCAACCTGGCGCGCACCTCGCACTACCCGCAGTCGCCGTACTTTCTGGACCGCTGCGACGAAATCGGCCTGCTGGTGTTTGAAGAAATCCCCGGCTGGCAGCACATCGGCGGCCCGGTGTGGCAAGACGAGTCGGTGGAGAACGTGCGCCGCATGGTGCAGCGCGACTGGAACCACCCCAGCATCATTTTGTGGGGCGTGCGCATCAACGAGTCCCGCGACGACCACGACTTCTTTGCCCGCACCAACGCCATGGCCCGCGCCCTGGACAGCACCCGCCAGACCGGCGGCGTGCGCTGCATCGAAAACAGCGAGTTGCTGGAAGACGTGTACACCATGAACGACTTCTTCCACATCGCGCCCCCCGACTGGCTGCCGGGCCGTACCCCCGCGCCGCTGCGCCAGACCCGCGACGTGACCGGCCTGCATGCGGACGTGCCCTACCTGGTGACCGAATTCAACGGCCACATGTACCCCACCAAACGCATCGACCCCGAGGACCGCCAGGCCGAGCACGCCACCCGCCACCTGGAGGTGCTCAACGCCGCCTACGCCAACCCGCAGATCGCCGGGGCCATCGGCTGGTGCATGTTCGACTACAACACCCACAAGGACTTCGGCGCGGGCGACCGCATCTGCCACCACGGCGTGATGGACATCTTCCGCGCGCCCAAGTTTGCCGCGGCCGTGTACGCCAGCCAGTGCCCACCGCAGCAGCAGGTGGTGCTGGAGCCCGTGACCTACTGGGCCCGTGGCGAGAAAGACCGCTGCGAAGTGCTGCCCCTGCTGGTGCTGACCAATTGCGACTACATCGAATTCCAATTCGGCGACTTCCCCGTGAAGCGCGCCGAGCCCGACCGCGCCAAGTACCCGCACCTGCCGTACGCGCCCGTCACCATCGACAGCCGCCAGGTGGACATGGCGGAGGTGGGGGCCTGGGGCATGCAGTGGCTGGACTGCAGCATCACCGGCTTTGTGGATGGCCAGGCCGTGGCCAGCGTCACCCTGAGCGGCAACCCGCTGCCCACCACGCTGGAGGTGGTGGCCGAAAGCACCCTGTTGTTGGCCGACGAGAAAGACGCGGTGCGCTTCACCGTGCGCGCCCTCGACCAGTGTGGCCGTGTGCTGCCGTTTCTGGACGACGTGGTGGCGGTGGAAGTGACTGGCGGCGCGAAGCTGCTGGGGCCGGAACTGATTTTGTTCAAAGGCGGCGTGGCGGGCTTCTGGGTGGAGAGCACCGGCGCGCACGCCGATACCCAGGTGGTGGTGTCCACCCGGCGGCTGGGCCGCCAGGTCTTGGCACTCACAGCGGCGTAA